One Streptococcus gallolyticus subsp. gallolyticus DSM 16831 DNA window includes the following coding sequences:
- a CDS encoding TetR/AcrR family transcriptional regulator, which produces MTKQDRRFKRTQKAIYTSFVTLFLEKDFIEITINEISQLADINRSTFYLHFEDKYALLDDYLLSLLPIIETNGTALSSQVQLRQQLGQMYDYLQDNLAFFKRLFNETNYPFAIRSIKKVLKEFFYQNDSFFTEQVGNSREFTTHIRIAGLIAMIEWFLSQENYGRNQFIKETQDLVNLLDGV; this is translated from the coding sequence ATGACGAAGCAAGACCGTCGTTTTAAGAGAACCCAAAAGGCTATTTATACGTCTTTTGTCACTCTATTTTTAGAGAAGGATTTTATTGAAATTACGATTAATGAGATTAGCCAATTAGCTGATATCAACCGTTCTACTTTTTATCTGCATTTTGAGGATAAGTATGCTCTTTTGGATGACTATTTATTAAGCTTATTACCGATTATCGAGACTAATGGTACAGCTTTATCAAGTCAAGTTCAACTAAGGCAACAGTTAGGACAGATGTATGATTATTTGCAAGACAACCTCGCTTTCTTTAAGCGGTTATTCAATGAAACTAATTATCCTTTTGCTATTCGCTCTATTAAAAAAGTTTTAAAAGAGTTCTTTTATCAGAATGATTCTTTTTTTACTGAACAAGTTGGCAATTCAAGGGAATTTACGACTCATATTAGAATAGCCGGATTAATAGCCATGATTGAATGGTTTTTATCGCAAGAAAATTATGGTCGAAATCAGTTTATCAAAGAAACCCAAGATTTGGTAAATTTGCTGGATGGAGTGTAA